A single window of Salvia splendens isolate huo1 chromosome 8, SspV2, whole genome shotgun sequence DNA harbors:
- the LOC121743558 gene encoding transcription factor TCP5-like, producing MMKESSSKAGSDFTSTTSAWSRLKDPRIVRVSRAVGGKDRHSKVCTVRGLRDRRVRLSVPTAIQLYDLQERLGLNQPSRVVDWLLNVAKNDIDGLPPVQIPQAICFGEKLPLSNEQGHEFNPQNPSSFATLMSSNLSLSQTPISLGLAAHQHQDLAYQTGPYYPSFHSSEFSNSSQVRPSDFNMNADLLPSQNKRLV from the coding sequence ATGATGAAAGAGAGCAGCAGCAAGGCCGGGAGCGACTTCACCTCGACAACATCAGCGTGGTCAAGGCTGAAGGATCCTCGGATAGTCCGAGTGTCGAGGGCCGTGGGGGGCAAGGACAGGCACAGCAAGGTGTGCACGGTCCGGGGCTTGAGGGACCGACGTGTGAGGCTCTCGGTCCCTACGGCCATCCAGCTCTACGATCTCCAAGAGAGACTAGGCCTCAACCAGCCCAGCAGAGTCGTCGATTGGCTCCTCAATGTCGCGAAAAACGACATCGATGGCTTGCCTCCCGTCCAGATCCCTCAAGCCATCTGCTTCGGAGAAAAACTTCCACTTTCAAATGAACAAGGCCATGAATTCAACCCCCAAAATCCCTCCTCATTTGCAACTCTAATGAGTTCCAATTTGAGCCTTTCCCAAACCCCAATCAGCCTCGGCTTGGCTGCTCATCAACACCAAGATTTGGCGTATCAGACCGGGCCCTACTACCCGAGCTTCCATAGCTCGGAGTTTTCAAATTCTTCACAAGTCAGGCCATCGGATTTCAACATGAATGCGGATCTTCTGCCTTCGCAAAACAAGCGTTTAGTGTGA